From a single Rosa rugosa chromosome 7, drRosRugo1.1, whole genome shotgun sequence genomic region:
- the LOC133723324 gene encoding receptor-like protein kinase FERONIA has protein sequence MKPVLIPLYLSVFQYIIVQLVAGQSPPIYTPTDNITLNCGSSGHNVSDYDSRNWTGDINSKLSPIEVGRASQALKALPSSSSRGTVRHSQVPYPTARLSYSEFTYRFPVSPGQKFIRLYFYPASYSAEFSLSVSLFSVKVGVFTLLKDFNASANADADRSETVLKEFCTNVEREQQILNITFTPSKKAYAFINGIEIWSMPTNLYYSTANSLSSRNSYPVKNSTALQMLYRINVGGSIVSPKEDTGLYRTWDATDLLYLDDQSTRLSVLQQNRTVELKFIKIPEYIAPKVVYQTGRSMGMNKTINENYNLTWLFPVDSNFSYLIRLHFCEFESEITKSGNRTFIIYIANQTAEQGADIIQWSGGNGIPIYRDYILLMSDPGSQKRVNLSIALQVSPLDWLSTYTDALMNGIEIFKLFNPDGNNVPLKRNPPPEETPKQQTSHYKLTTQVQIIIAAVVSSILVFFVLGFLVIKQRWKAKDTDSSHRITRSTMIPESPLPSYLCRYFSLAEIKAATKNFNDTFIIGAGGFGNVYKGCIEGGVTPVAIKRLKPESSQGAHEFKTEIEMLSQLRHRHLVSLIGYCADKGEMILVYEYMSRGTLRDHLYHNNKPPLSWKQRLQICIGTARGLQYLHSGAKGTIIHRDVKSTNILLDDKWVAKVSDFGLSKGTTNMSKTHISTVVKGSFGYLDPEYYRRQRLTEKSDVYSLGVVLFEVLCARPAVMQAEELKQVSLAEWAKSCHQNGEIDQIIDPSLRGKIAAECLNKFTEIAISCMHDNGTERPSMTDVVRGLELALQLQQCAEGNINCTEGIVETEPSSNEQRLATNDSIKCISATIFSEINNPSGR, from the coding sequence ATGAAGCCAGTTCTCATCCCTCTCTACCTTTCTGTGTTTCAGTACATCATCGTCCAACTGGTGGCCGGTCAGTCGCCACCTATATACACTCCTACTGATAATATCACCCTTAACTGTGGCTCATCCGGTCACAATGTCAGTGACTATGATTCTCGAAATTGGACTGGAGATATCAACTCAAAGCTTTCCCCTATAGAAGTTGGTCGCGCATCCCAAGCTTTGAAAGCACTACCATCGTCCTCCTCGAGAGGTACCGTACGCCACAGCCAAGTACCGTACCCCACAGCAAGGCTTTCTTACTCGGAATTCACTTATCGATTTCCCGTCAGTCCGGGCCAGAAGTTCATTCGCTTATACTTCTACCCAGCTTCATACAGCGCCGAGTTCTCCCTCTCCGTGTCTCTTTTCTCTGTCAAAGTCGGTGTCTTCACTCTTCTCAAAGACTTTAACGCTTCTGCAAATGCCGATGCTGATCGTTCTGAGACGGTGCTCAAAGAATTTTGTACTAACGTTGAGCGAGAACAACAGATCCTTAACATCACATTCACTCCCAGCAAAAAGGCATATGCTTTCATCAACGGGATTGAAATATGGTCGATGCCAACAAATCTTTATTACTCTACTGCTAACTCTCTCAGCAGCAGAAACTCATATCCAGTCAAAAACAGCACAGCTCTACAGATGCTATACCGAATCAACGTTGGCGGAAGCATAGTTTCGCCCAAGGAAGACACCGGCTTGTACCGGACTTGGGATGCCACAGACCTCCTTTATTTGGATGATCAAAGTACAAGACTCAGTGTTCTTCAACAGAACAGGACTGTTGAACTCAAATTTATCAAAATACCAGAGTACATAGCCCCAAAAGTAGTTTACCAAACAGGTCGGTCAATGGGGATGAACAAAACCATCAACGAGAATTACAACCTCACCTGGTTATTTCCGGTAGACTCTAACTTCTCCTACCTTATTAGATTGCATTTTTGTGAGTTTGAGTCTGAAATTACCAAGAGCGGAAACCGGACGTTTATAATTTACATAGCCAATCAAACTGCTGAACAAGGAGCAGACATAATTCAATGGAGTGGTGGAAATGGGATACCGATATACAGAGACTACATCTTGCTCATGTCTGACCCTGGAAGCCAGAAGAGAGTTAACCTCTCTATTGCGTTGCAAGTATCCCCACTAGATTGGTTGAGTACATATACCGATGCATTGATGAATGGGATCGAAATCTTCAAATTATTCAACCCAGATGGCAATAATGTCCCTCTGAAACGCAACCCACCACCAGAGGAGACACCAAAACAGCAAACTTCACACTACAAGCTGACAACACAAGTACAAATCATCATTGCTGCTGTTGTGTCCAGCATACTTGTGTTTTTCGTCCTCGGATTTTTGGTCATCAAGCAACGATGGAAAGCTAAGGACACTGACTCCAGCCACAGGATAACGAGGTCAACCATGATCCCAGAGTCACCTTTACCTTCTTATTTGTGTCGTTACTTTTCACTGGCAGAGATCAAGGCTGCCACCAAAAACTTCAATGATACTTTCATTATTGGAGCTGGAGGATTTGGCAACGTGTACAAAGGATGTATCGAAGGTGGAGTCACTCCAGTTGCAATCAAAAGACTGAAACCAGAGTCATCCCAGGGTGCCCACGAGTTTAAGACGGAAATCGAGATGCTCTCTCAACTTCGTCATCGTCATTTGGTTTCGCTCATTGGATATTGTGCTGATAAAGGTGAGATGATCTTAGTGTACGAGTATATGTCCCGTGGAACCCTTCGTGACCATCTCTACCACAATAATAAACCACCTCTTTCTTGGAAGCAACGGCTTCAGATTTGTATTGGCACAGCCCGCGGGTTGCAATACCTCCACAGTGGTGCGAAGGGCACCATCATACACCGTGATGTGAAGAGCACAAACATCTTATTGGATGACAAATGGGTAGCCAAAGTTTCAGATTTTGGGTTGTCCAAGGGCACGACTAACATGTCCAAAACCCACATCAGCACGGTGGTGAAAGGTAGTTTTGGGTATCTGGACCCGGAGTACTACCGCCGACAACGTCTGACTGAGAAGTCAGACGTGTACTCACTTGGTGTAGTGTTGTTTGAGGTATTGTGTGCAAGGCCAGCAGTGATGCAGGCAGAAGAGCTGAAGCAGGTGAGCCTGGCTGAGTGGGCCAAGAGCTGTCATCAGAATGGGGAAATTGATCAAATCATTGATCCAAGTTTAAGAGGTAAGATCGCAGCCGAGTGCCTGAATAAGTTCACCGAAATAGCTATCAGTTGCATGCATGACAATGGAACAGAACGGCCATCCATGACTGATGTTGTTAGGGGGCTTGAACTTGCATTGCAGCTTCAGCAGTGTGCAGAAGGGAATATCAACTGCACTGAAGGGATTGTTGAAACTGAACCAAGCAGTAATGAGCAAAGACTTGCCACCAACGATTCCATTAAATGTATATCAGCAACTATCTTCTCTGAGATTAACAACCCAAGTGGGAGATGA